From the Streptomyces sp. Tu 2975 genome, one window contains:
- a CDS encoding SDR family oxidoreductase, producing MEESTAPAVSYGLRGRTFLVTGGSRGLGYAVTRLLAAEGASVAICGRDSETLARAASSVEEDFGGTVVTGSVDVLAPDELEDFTLEAAARLGGLDGLVANVGGKRGGGLLDSTREDWQATWELNGGHAVRVVRSALEAFRPGSSVVLVSSISGWKPRFPAQYGAAKASEIYLAGALCQELAPHRVRVNTVSPGSILLPGKSWDRLRQRDPEAFAAYAARNPSGRLLNAEEVARVIAFLLSPASEAVNGAHIPVDGGQPQAGLGPGGSEQTGA from the coding sequence ATGGAAGAGAGCACAGCACCTGCCGTCTCCTACGGCCTGCGCGGGCGGACGTTCCTGGTGACCGGAGGCAGTCGCGGCCTCGGCTACGCGGTCACCCGCCTGCTCGCCGCGGAAGGGGCGTCGGTCGCGATCTGTGGCCGGGACAGCGAGACTCTGGCACGCGCGGCTTCCTCCGTGGAAGAGGACTTCGGCGGCACGGTCGTCACAGGATCCGTCGATGTGCTCGCCCCGGACGAGCTGGAGGACTTCACCCTCGAGGCAGCCGCCAGGCTCGGCGGCCTCGACGGCCTGGTCGCCAACGTCGGCGGCAAACGCGGGGGTGGTCTCCTCGACTCGACACGGGAGGACTGGCAGGCGACGTGGGAACTGAACGGGGGCCATGCGGTCCGGGTTGTAAGGTCGGCGCTCGAGGCCTTCCGACCCGGCAGCTCGGTGGTGCTCGTCTCCTCCATTTCCGGTTGGAAGCCACGATTCCCCGCTCAGTACGGTGCGGCCAAGGCGTCGGAGATCTACCTTGCGGGCGCGCTGTGCCAGGAGTTGGCGCCCCACCGGGTGCGGGTGAACACCGTCAGCCCCGGCTCGATCCTCCTGCCCGGCAAGAGCTGGGACCGGCTCCGGCAGCGGGATCCGGAGGCCTTTGCCGCCTATGCGGCCCGCAACCCCAGCGGGCGGCTGCTGAATGCCGAGGAGGTGGCCCGCGTCATCGCGTTCCTCCTCTCCCCCGCCTCTGAGGCCGTCAACGGCGCCCACATTCCCGTGGACGGAGGACAGCCGCAGGCGGGGCTGGGGCCGGGAGGGTCGGAGCAAACCGGTGCATGA